In Planctomycetota bacterium, a genomic segment contains:
- a CDS encoding M67 family metallopeptidase — MQLPHETRARLVAEAEAADPHECCGVLLAEGTAIACENVAEEKHHRFAIDPLMMLRLDRAHRIVGIYHSHPDAEPVPSATDLAAAWPGYVYSIIGRIDGAWVIRSWALRDGEFVEIT, encoded by the coding sequence GTGCAACTGCCCCACGAAACCCGCGCCCGACTCGTCGCCGAAGCCGAGGCGGCCGATCCGCACGAATGCTGCGGCGTCCTGCTCGCCGAAGGCACGGCGATCGCATGTGAAAACGTTGCGGAAGAGAAGCACCATCGCTTTGCGATTGATCCCTTGATGATGCTGCGGCTTGATCGCGCACATCGCATCGTCGGCATCTACCACAGCCACCCCGACGCCGAGCCAGTGCCCAGTGCGACGGACCTCGCCGCGGCGTGGCCGGGGTATGTGTACTCGATAATCGGTCGAATCGATGGGGCATGGGTTATCCGCAGTTGGGCACTGCGCGATGGCGAGTTCGTGGAAATCACCTGA